Proteins co-encoded in one Hyla sarda isolate aHylSar1 chromosome 4, aHylSar1.hap1, whole genome shotgun sequence genomic window:
- the SCAMP2 gene encoding secretory carrier-associated membrane protein 2, producing MAGYDTNPFADPVDINPFQDSAVTQITSVNHGNIEEFNPFSENSRLTTNQKTVPIQPVMPSQPAVLQPSIEPSPQAVAAAAQASLLQQQEELDRKAAEIERKEKETGAGNVNINLRQNNWPPLPAKCPIKPCFYQDFSADIPADYQRTCKMLYYLWMFHAVTLLLNLLACLAYFTTNSQIGGVDFGLSILWFILFTPCAFVCWYRPIYKAFRTDSSFNFFVFFIIFFSQIVIYIIQAVGIPNWGVSGWIIALTMISSNTAVAVIMIIVAIFFTTCAGLSLFLLKRVHSMYRRTGANFQRAQEEFSHGIFSNRTVQNAAAGAATSAARGAFQQN from the exons gaTTCAGCAGTAACTCAAATCACCAGTGTCAACCATGGGAACATTGAAGAATTTAACCCTTTCTCAGAAAATTCCCGCTTG ACAACAAATCAGAAAACTGTGCCCATACAGCCTGTGATGCCTTCTCAGCCTGCCGTTCTACAGCCATCCATAGAACCATCTCCGCAG gcagtagcggcggcggcacAAGCCAGCCTCCTGCAGCAACAAGAGGAGCTGGACCGGAAAGCAGCTGAGATTGAGAGGAAAGAAAAAGAGACCGGAGCAGGGAATGTAAATATTAACT TAAGACAGAATAACTGGCCTCCTCTTCCTGCTAAGTGCCCTATCAAACCATGTTTCTACCAAGACTTCTCTGCAGACATCCCAGCGGATTACCAGCGCACTTGTAAAATGCTGTACTACCTATGGATGT TTCATGCGGTCACACTTCTGCTGAACCTTCTTGCCTGCTTGGCATATTTCACCACCAATAGTCAGATTGGTGGTGTGGATTTTGGCTTATCCATATtgtggtttattttgtttacacctTGTGCCTTTGTGTGCTGGTACCGGCCAATCTACAAAGCGTTCAG GACCGACAGCTCCTTCAATTTCTTCGTGTTCTTCATAATATTCTTCAGCCAAATCGTCATTTATATCATACAAGCAGTTGGTATCCCTAACTGGGGAGTCAG TGGCTGGATAATAGCATTAACCATGATATCAAGCAACACTGCAGTTGCTGTGATAATGATAATTGTGGCAATATTCTTTACAACGTGTGCCGGCTTATCTCTGTTCCTGCTCAAAAGG GTTCACTCCATGTATCGCAGAACAGGCGCAAACTTCCAGAGAGCACAGGAGGAGTTTTCACACGGCATCTTTTCCAATCGCACAGTTCAAAATGCAGCTGCCGGAGCTGCAACCTCGGCCGCCAGGGGGGCATTTCAGCAAAACTGA